A portion of the Blastopirellula sediminis genome contains these proteins:
- a CDS encoding MOSC domain-containing protein, which produces MNQPGKVVAVCVSASGGIPRYAVDAIELTPQGVVGDKHRFVEHETNERAVSLFDAEFYERLLIDGVAPPPGSVGENVTVSGLGLSELSEGAEVALGAAIVRLTRRWAPCHAQHPETGQTRPNDEKLAGWFAMVLEAGRIAPEDAATLR; this is translated from the coding sequence ATGAACCAGCCAGGCAAAGTCGTCGCGGTCTGCGTTTCCGCTTCCGGCGGCATTCCGCGCTATGCGGTCGATGCGATCGAGTTGACGCCGCAAGGAGTGGTCGGCGACAAGCATCGGTTTGTCGAGCATGAGACGAACGAGCGGGCGGTGAGCCTGTTCGACGCCGAGTTCTACGAGCGACTCTTGATTGACGGCGTCGCGCCGCCGCCGGGAAGCGTGGGAGAAAACGTCACCGTCAGCGGGCTTGGTCTGAGCGAACTCAGCGAAGGAGCGGAGGTCGCGCTCGGCGCGGCGATCGTTCGTTTGACGCGGCGCTGGGCCCCCTGTCATGCGCAGCATCCGGAGACCGGCCAGACGCGGCCGAACGACGAAAAGTTGGCCGGTTGGTTTGCGATGGTGCTGGAGGCGGGCCGGATTGCGCCGGAAGACGCCGCGACGCTCCGCTGA